The window GTGCTCGATTACCACCTCCACCTGTGGCCCCACGGCCAGGCGAGCACCGGCCCCACGCTCGACCACCTGGCCGCCTATTGCGAGCAGGCCCAGGCCAAGGGCGTCAGCCAGATCGCCGTCACCGAGCACCTCTTCCGCTTCGCCCAGGCCGACGCCGTCCTGTCGGGCTTCTGGGACGACGACCCCGACCCCACCCTGCGCCGCACCATGGCGGCCTACTGGGCCGAGCATGCGCACGCCGACCTCGACCTCTACGTGAGCGTTGTGCTCGAGGCCAAGGCGGCGGGCCTGCCCGTCGTGCTGGGCCTGGAGGTCGACCACTACGCCGGGCGCATGGACAAGGTGGCCGCCCTGCTCGACGGTTACCCCTTCGACGTCCTGCTCGGGTCCGTGCACTGGATCGGCGCCTGGGGCTTCGACGACTACGACAACCCGGCCGTGGCCGCCGAATGGGACACTCGCGCCATCGAAGACGTGTGGCGTGCCTATACCGAGGCCTTGGAGGAGCTGGCCGACAGCCGGGTCTGCGACGTCTTGGCGCACCCTGATCTGTGCAAGGTCACGGGCCGGATCCACCGCACACCCGACGAGTTCTACGACCGCATGGCCGAAGCGGCCGCCCGCACGGGCATGGCCGCCGAGGTGAGCTCGGCGGGCTGGCGCAAGCCGGTCGACGAGGCTTACCCGGCCCCGCCGCTCCTGGCCCGGTTCAAGGACCACGGCGTGCCCGTGACCACCGCCTCCGACGCTCACGACGTGGCCACCGTGGCCGACCGCAGCGCCGACCTGCGGGCCCTGCTCGACGCCGCGGGCTACGACTCGCTCCAGGCCTACGACCGCCGTCGCCCCACGCAGGTGGCGCTATGAGCACCCCCGCCGAGCTCGCCCAACAGACCACCCTCGACCCCGGCGCCCTCGCCCACCTCCAGCGCCTGATGGCGTCGTGGGGCATGTTGGCCGACCTCTGTTTCGCCGACCTCCTCCTCTTCGTGCCGGTGGCCGACACCGACGACACCTTCGTGGTCTTCGGCCAGATGCGCCCCACCACCGGCCAGACCCTCCACCGCGAAGACCTCGTCGGCGCCGTGGTCACCGCCGAGGACCGCCCCGCCGTGGCCCGGTCGTGGCGGGGGCAGGAGATCGTGGAGGGCGAACTGCTCGTCGACGGGCGGGGCGAGCGGGCCCGCGTGCAGTGCATCCCCGTCCGCTACAACGGCGAGGTCGTCGCCGTCCTCACCCGGGAGGCACCCCAGACCGTCGGCCGCCGTCCCGGCGAGCTCGAACGGGTCTACGTGGAGACCTTCGAGCGGCTGGCCCGCATGGTCGTGCGGGGCGAGTTCCCCTTCGCCGTGGAGGACGTGCACACCTCGGAGTCGCCCCGAGTGGGCGACGGCGTGCTCCTGCTCGATGCGGGCGGGCGGGTGGAGTACGCATCGCCCAACGCCGTCAACGCCATGCACCGCATGGGCATCTACTCCAACACCGTCGGCATGCGCCTCGACGAGCTGGGGGTCGAGGAAACCGCCGTGCAGCGGGCCTTTTTCGACGCCCTGCCCATCACCGAGGAGATCGAGCGGCGCCCCGACGTCATCGTCTCGCTCAGCTGCATCCCCCTCGTCGACGAAGGCGACGTCACCGGCGCCCTGGTGCTGCTGCGCGACGTCACCGACCTGCGCCGCCGCGACCGGCTCCTCATCTCCAAGGACGCCACCATCCGTGAGGTCCACCACCGGGTGAAGAACAACCTGCAAACGATCTCGTCGCTGCTGCGCCTGCAGGGCCGGCGCCTGTCGCCCGGGGAGGGCAAGGTGGCCCTGCAAGAGGCCGAACGCCGCATCCGCTCGATCGCCTTGGTGCACGAGATCCTGTCGCGGGAGGCGGGCGACCAGGTCGACTTCAACGACATCATCGACCCCCTCATCCGCATGGCCCGCGAGGGCGTGCTCAGCCCCGACCGCCCCGTGCACTTCACGGTGGTGGGCGACGCAGGCGAACTGCCCGCCGAGCTGGCCACCCCGCTGGCCGTCGTGCTCACCGAGTTGCTGCAGAACGCCGTGGAGCACGCTTTCCCCGACGACGGTTCGGTGGGGGAGCAGCGCATCGACGTCGACCTGGCCAACGAGGGCGGCGAGCTCCACGTGCGGGTGTGCGACAACGGGGCGGGGCTGCCCGAGGGGTTCGCCATCGAGGAGACCAAGAGCCTGGGCCTGTCGATCGTGCGGGACCTGGTGACGGGGCAGTTGGGCGGGCGCATCGACATGCGCACCGACGGCGGCACCGTGGTCGACCTCCGCATCCCCGTGTGAGGACCTGCGCCGCGTGAGGACCTGCGCCGAAGGCGCAGGTCCCAATGTGGCAGGCCTGTGTTTCGGCAGCGAAGCTGCCGAAACGTGCTTCTGGCGCACGCGAGTCCACGTGTCGCGAGTCTGGTACCTGCGCCGAGACGCGACAACGGCCCCCGAAGGGGCCGTTGTCTGAAGTCTCGTCGAGGGTTGACGCTCAGGAAGCGGCGGCAGCCCGACGCTGGCGGGCGACCCACTGCTTGCGCAGCTTGCGGCGCTCCTCCTCGGAGGTGCCGCCCCACACGCCCGACTCCTGGTTGGTGGCCAGGGCGAACTCCAGGCACGCGGCCTGCGACTCGCATGTGCGGCACACCGACTTCGCTGCCTCGATCTGGTCGAGGGCGGGCCCGGTGGTGCCGACGGGGAAGAACAGGTCCGGGTCCGTGTCGCGGCACGCGGCATCCGTGCGCCAGTCTTCGGCATCCCAATCGATTGAGCGGCTCCAAGTGAGGGCCACGGTCGCCTCCTCGGCGGGTTCAGGCAGTGTGCGGGGGTCTTGTGATTCTGTTCACAAAGCCCGCCGCTTCATGAACTCCTGCGGAATTTCTCGGTACAGGTAGGGTAAGTGCGACTGCTCGCAATTGCAAGCAGTCCGGGCCATTTTTTTGGGAGCCCAAAAGTGTGATTTCCGTCATAGCGCACAGAGGGGCCTCCGCGGTACGCCCCGAGAACACGCTCGAGGCGTTCGCCGAGGCCGCCCGGCTGGGGGCCGACGGGG of the Acidimicrobiales bacterium genome contains:
- a CDS encoding histidinol-phosphatase, giving the protein MLDYHLHLWPHGQASTGPTLDHLAAYCEQAQAKGVSQIAVTEHLFRFAQADAVLSGFWDDDPDPTLRRTMAAYWAEHAHADLDLYVSVVLEAKAAGLPVVLGLEVDHYAGRMDKVAALLDGYPFDVLLGSVHWIGAWGFDDYDNPAVAAEWDTRAIEDVWRAYTEALEELADSRVCDVLAHPDLCKVTGRIHRTPDEFYDRMAEAAARTGMAAEVSSAGWRKPVDEAYPAPPLLARFKDHGVPVTTASDAHDVATVADRSADLRALLDAAGYDSLQAYDRRRPTQVAL
- a CDS encoding histidine kinase N-terminal domain-containing protein, with amino-acid sequence MSTPAELAQQTTLDPGALAHLQRLMASWGMLADLCFADLLLFVPVADTDDTFVVFGQMRPTTGQTLHREDLVGAVVTAEDRPAVARSWRGQEIVEGELLVDGRGERARVQCIPVRYNGEVVAVLTREAPQTVGRRPGELERVYVETFERLARMVVRGEFPFAVEDVHTSESPRVGDGVLLLDAGGRVEYASPNAVNAMHRMGIYSNTVGMRLDELGVEETAVQRAFFDALPITEEIERRPDVIVSLSCIPLVDEGDVTGALVLLRDVTDLRRRDRLLISKDATIREVHHRVKNNLQTISSLLRLQGRRLSPGEGKVALQEAERRIRSIALVHEILSREAGDQVDFNDIIDPLIRMAREGVLSPDRPVHFTVVGDAGELPAELATPLAVVLTELLQNAVEHAFPDDGSVGEQRIDVDLANEGGELHVRVCDNGAGLPEGFAIEETKSLGLSIVRDLVTGQLGGRIDMRTDGGTVVDLRIPV
- a CDS encoding WhiB family transcriptional regulator, whose product is MALTWSRSIDWDAEDWRTDAACRDTDPDLFFPVGTTGPALDQIEAAKSVCRTCESQAACLEFALATNQESGVWGGTSEEERRKLRKQWVARQRRAAAAS